Proteins encoded together in one Hymenobacter monticola window:
- a CDS encoding SulP family inorganic anion transporter, which yields MTQVVSSPSRTGTPIAAPSPSPAAPTPPKPSLFSTIGQDAPSGLVVFLVALPLCLGISLASGAPLLAGVIAGIVGGVLVSLLSGSAVSVSGPAAGLTVVVLSAISTLGSWPAVLAATAVAGVIQIGLGLARAGIIALYFPAAVIRGMLAAIGIILILKQIPHFFGADSDYYEDMNFLQFNGLNTFSAIGAAMKGLSPGSVLVGVVSLVILLLWNTGPIKRQSWARLVPGALIAVLASVAINELLKRFAPDLQVRAEHLVKLPVLTSLGQLASEMTFPDFSALRNPATYGVAFTIAVVASLETLLSVEAVDNLDPQKRHTPTNRELLAQGAGNLVSGLLGGLPLTAVIVRSSANIAAGAQTKLSAFIHGLLLLTSLLFLGAVLNLIPLSALAAVLLLVGYKLTPPALYRKQWKLGREQFVPFIITIVAVLFTDLLKGVSIGLVLGFFFILRDNAKAGSYLRRDDSDDRSETPDAPLHLRLPEHVSFLNKASIVTTLEQLPHNSRVILDGSRSDVIDHDVLEAIEAFRQAAPARGIALELRGIRQVALGTH from the coding sequence ATGACCCAGGTAGTCTCTTCCCCATCCCGCACCGGGACCCCCATTGCGGCCCCATCGCCCAGCCCGGCCGCGCCCACTCCCCCCAAGCCGTCGTTGTTCAGTACCATTGGGCAGGATGCACCGTCGGGGCTGGTGGTGTTTTTGGTGGCGCTGCCGCTGTGCCTGGGCATTTCGCTGGCCTCGGGGGCGCCGCTGCTGGCGGGCGTGATTGCGGGCATCGTGGGCGGGGTGCTGGTGAGCTTGCTTAGCGGCTCGGCGGTGAGCGTGAGCGGGCCGGCGGCGGGCCTCACGGTGGTGGTGCTGTCGGCTATTTCCACCTTGGGCTCGTGGCCGGCGGTGCTGGCCGCTACGGCCGTTGCGGGCGTCATTCAGATTGGATTGGGGCTGGCGCGGGCGGGCATCATCGCCCTGTATTTCCCGGCAGCGGTTATTCGCGGCATGCTGGCGGCCATCGGTATTATTTTGATTTTGAAGCAAATACCTCACTTTTTTGGGGCGGATTCCGACTATTATGAGGACATGAACTTTCTGCAGTTCAATGGCCTGAACACCTTCTCGGCCATTGGCGCGGCCATGAAGGGCCTGAGCCCCGGCTCGGTGCTGGTGGGCGTGGTGTCGCTGGTGATTTTGCTGTTGTGGAACACGGGCCCGATTAAGCGGCAGTCGTGGGCGCGGCTGGTGCCGGGCGCACTGATTGCCGTGCTGGCCTCGGTGGCCATCAACGAGTTGCTGAAACGCTTTGCGCCCGACCTGCAGGTGCGCGCCGAACACCTAGTGAAGCTGCCGGTGCTGACGTCGCTGGGCCAGCTGGCCAGCGAGATGACCTTCCCCGATTTCAGCGCCCTGCGCAATCCCGCCACCTACGGCGTGGCCTTCACCATTGCCGTGGTGGCCTCGCTCGAAACCCTGCTCAGCGTGGAAGCCGTGGATAACCTCGACCCGCAGAAGCGCCACACGCCCACCAACCGCGAACTGCTGGCCCAGGGCGCCGGCAACCTGGTGAGTGGGCTGCTCGGCGGCCTGCCGCTCACGGCCGTTATCGTGCGCTCGTCGGCCAACATTGCGGCCGGCGCCCAAACCAAGCTCTCGGCCTTTATTCACGGTTTGCTGCTGCTCACGAGCCTGTTGTTTCTGGGCGCGGTGCTGAACCTGATTCCGCTCTCGGCGCTGGCCGCCGTGCTGCTGCTGGTGGGCTACAAGCTGACGCCGCCGGCCCTCTACCGCAAGCAGTGGAAGCTGGGCCGCGAGCAGTTCGTGCCGTTTATCATCACCATTGTGGCGGTGCTGTTCACCGATTTGCTCAAGGGCGTGAGCATTGGGCTGGTGCTGGGCTTCTTCTTCATTCTGCGCGACAACGCCAAGGCCGGCTCCTACCTGCGCCGGGACGACTCCGACGACCGGTCCGAAACGCCCGATGCGCCGCTGCACCTGCGCCTGCCTGAGCACGTGTCTTTTCTCAATAAAGCCAGCATTGTGACCACCTTGGAACAGCTGCCCCATAATAGCCGCGTCATCCTCGACGGCTCGCGTTCCGATGTTATCGACCACGACGTGCTCGAAGCCATCGAGGCTTTCCGGCAGGCGGCCCCGGCGCGCGGCATTGCGCTGGAGCTGCGCGGCATCCGGCAGGTGGCGCTGGGCACGCACTAA
- a CDS encoding M1 family metallopeptidase, translating to MKHLHLLGLLGLVASSAAYAQAPGAKPESPYRASATKINDLVHTKLDVRFDYKKRYLYGKEWVTLKPHAYPTDSLRLDAKGMDIKTVALMNGGQQTPLKYDYADGMNLRINLGRMFKPGEEYTIYIDYTSKPDELKVQGSAAITDAKGLYFINPDSTTAGKPVQIWTQGETEGSSAWFPTIDRPNQKTTEEISMTVPAKYVTLSNGKLVSSTPAGPGLRTDVWKMDLPHAPYLFMMAVGDFKKTTDTWRGKEVSYYLEPKYAPFAKQIFGNTTDMLEFYSNRLGVEYPWNKYAQIVARDYVSGAMENTTATLHGEQVQMTDRELLDRPYSSESVIAHELFHQWFGDYVTAESWSNITVNESMADFSEGLYAEHKYGRDAADAHYYTYLRRYLSSPRDAAKTLVRFHYDQQEEVFDLVSYQKGGAIVDMLRTYLGDDVFFAGLQKYLQDNKFGNGEAHQMRLAFEAVSGQDLNWFYNQWYYSPGHPVVTIDYAWDAAKKVQSVTVKQTQPGTPFRLPFTIDYYVGGKVMHQPVTMTQATQTFSMPLAAKPELVNVDASKKLLWNKTDNKSAAELAYQYSHAPLYVDRREAVAAAAKDQATNAASRAVLLAALNDKFYAIRGAAAQSLKMDDKAVAKAAAPALRKLAATEKNTMVLAQTLTSLAQLKDKKDEKLFNQNFNSQSYSVQAAALRGLAAVQPAQALARAKTLEKDDNAALAQAVTQAYAQGGGAAEWAYVRDKFDAARPNSQFGMMESIGTMAGRLNDATAITEGVTRLKTMGVKYKMYGADKPVIEQLKAIADKQAKGPNAALAKEQTDKAIAEIQAAK from the coding sequence ATGAAGCATCTTCACCTGCTGGGCCTGCTCGGCCTCGTAGCCAGCAGCGCCGCCTACGCCCAGGCGCCCGGCGCCAAGCCGGAATCGCCCTACCGCGCCTCCGCCACCAAGATTAACGACCTGGTACACACCAAGCTCGACGTACGCTTCGACTACAAAAAGCGCTACCTCTACGGCAAGGAGTGGGTCACGCTCAAGCCCCACGCCTACCCCACCGACTCGCTGCGCCTCGATGCCAAAGGCATGGACATCAAAACGGTGGCCCTGATGAACGGCGGCCAGCAAACCCCGCTCAAGTACGACTACGCCGACGGTATGAACCTGCGCATCAACCTGGGCCGCATGTTCAAGCCGGGCGAGGAGTACACCATTTACATCGACTACACCTCCAAGCCCGACGAACTGAAGGTGCAGGGCTCGGCCGCCATCACCGACGCTAAAGGTCTGTATTTCATTAACCCCGATAGCACTACCGCGGGTAAGCCAGTGCAAATTTGGACGCAGGGCGAGACGGAAGGCTCCTCGGCCTGGTTCCCCACCATCGACCGGCCCAACCAGAAAACCACCGAGGAAATCTCGATGACCGTGCCCGCCAAGTACGTGACGCTGAGCAACGGCAAGCTGGTGAGCAGCACGCCCGCCGGCCCCGGCCTGCGCACCGACGTGTGGAAAATGGACCTGCCCCACGCGCCCTACCTCTTTATGATGGCCGTGGGCGACTTCAAAAAAACCACCGACACTTGGCGCGGCAAGGAAGTGAGCTACTACCTAGAGCCCAAGTACGCGCCCTTCGCCAAGCAGATTTTCGGCAACACCACCGACATGCTGGAGTTCTACTCCAACCGCCTCGGGGTGGAGTACCCGTGGAATAAATACGCCCAGATTGTGGCCCGCGACTACGTGAGCGGCGCCATGGAAAACACCACCGCCACCCTGCACGGCGAGCAGGTGCAAATGACCGACCGCGAGCTGCTGGACCGCCCGTACAGCAGCGAATCGGTGATTGCGCACGAACTGTTTCACCAGTGGTTTGGCGACTACGTAACGGCCGAAAGCTGGAGCAACATCACCGTGAACGAGTCGATGGCCGACTTCTCGGAAGGCCTTTACGCCGAGCACAAGTACGGCCGCGACGCCGCCGATGCCCACTACTACACCTACCTGCGCCGCTACCTGAGCTCGCCGCGCGACGCGGCCAAAACGCTGGTGCGCTTCCACTACGACCAACAGGAAGAAGTATTCGACTTGGTGAGCTACCAGAAAGGCGGCGCCATCGTCGACATGCTGCGCACCTACCTGGGCGACGACGTGTTCTTCGCCGGCCTGCAGAAATACCTCCAGGACAATAAGTTCGGCAACGGTGAGGCGCACCAGATGCGCCTGGCGTTCGAGGCCGTTTCGGGCCAGGATTTGAACTGGTTCTACAACCAGTGGTACTACTCGCCCGGCCACCCCGTCGTGACCATCGACTACGCCTGGGACGCAGCCAAGAAGGTGCAGTCCGTGACCGTGAAGCAGACCCAGCCGGGCACGCCCTTCCGCCTGCCCTTCACCATTGATTACTACGTGGGCGGCAAGGTGATGCACCAGCCCGTGACCATGACCCAAGCCACCCAGACCTTCAGCATGCCCCTGGCCGCCAAGCCCGAGCTGGTGAACGTGGACGCCAGCAAGAAGCTGCTCTGGAACAAAACCGACAACAAATCGGCCGCCGAGCTGGCCTACCAGTACAGCCACGCCCCGCTGTATGTGGACCGCCGCGAGGCCGTGGCCGCCGCTGCCAAGGACCAGGCCACCAACGCCGCCTCGCGCGCCGTGCTGCTGGCCGCCCTGAACGACAAGTTCTACGCCATTCGCGGCGCGGCGGCGCAGTCGTTGAAAATGGACGACAAAGCGGTGGCCAAGGCCGCCGCGCCTGCCCTGCGTAAGTTGGCCGCCACCGAGAAAAACACGATGGTGCTGGCCCAGACGCTCACCTCACTGGCTCAGTTGAAGGACAAGAAGGACGAGAAGCTGTTCAACCAGAACTTCAACAGCCAGTCTTACAGCGTGCAGGCCGCCGCGTTGCGGGGCCTGGCCGCCGTGCAGCCCGCCCAGGCCCTGGCCCGCGCCAAAACCCTGGAAAAAGACGACAACGCCGCCCTCGCCCAGGCCGTGACGCAGGCCTATGCTCAAGGTGGCGGCGCGGCCGAGTGGGCTTACGTGCGCGACAAGTTCGACGCGGCCCGCCCCAATAGCCAGTTCGGCATGATGGAATCTATTGGCACGATGGCCGGACGCCTTAATGATGCCACGGCCATCACCGAAGGCGTGACCCGCCTTAAGACGATGGGCGTGAAGTACAAGATGTACGGGGCCGATAAACCCGTCATCGAGCAACTGAAAGCCATTGCCGACAAGCAGGCCAAAGGCCCCAACGCCGCCCTGGCCAAGGAGCAAACCGACAAAGCCATTGCCGAAATCCAAGCGGCTAAGTAG
- a CDS encoding TonB-dependent receptor plug domain-containing protein, with amino-acid sequence MRLTRYATPLFCSFIAYNSLAQTPADSARSLREVTVFASRLTQPSNQTGHAVTVISGASVARYPVNSIDDLLRCLPALEIQSRGSFGAQADVSMRGSTFNQVLFLLDGMRLNDPLTGHFGAYMPITPAEIEQIEIIRGAGAALYGPDAVGGVINIVTKTFAATERRHEAELTSTTMRGEYNLWHTNTGGFLASGKLRLGGGILLNKTDGQLRDYPGTQRSDVDLKTYSLSAAYELTPKLSAAARASLDRRDYSAQYFYTTAIGDLSRETTNKDWYQGQLRYQHNERARTEAQVSTSRSTDYYLYTPTSVASDHLTRYTNVLLSHQQQFTDKLRATLGGQADHRSVVSNDRGNHDQWHYAAFGVVALTPTAGLALTGGLRLDHDQAYGTEVVPQLNVSQQIGEELTVRGAIGRAIRAPDFTERYNANGRAGTVPSGFNVGNAGLQAERTMNYEAGADYRSLPGFTVKATGFLRKGNNQIDYVPTPGARVIEASGLTNLNPAATYRYAQNLFDVTTRGLETELVYQRQFSPTTRFDGSVGYMLVKVSNADNIASQYLANIARQVVSGTVSLTSKRVNGSLSGLWKQRDASTAAAINRTNNAEYTVFNARLEVALLPQRLWLTGQVQNLFNEKYSDLLGAQMPTRWLMGGLRLALRK; translated from the coding sequence ATGCGACTGACGCGCTACGCTACACCGCTTTTCTGTTCTTTCATCGCCTATAACTCGCTGGCCCAGACGCCCGCCGACAGCGCCCGCAGCCTGCGCGAAGTCACCGTTTTTGCCTCGCGCCTCACCCAGCCCAGCAACCAGACTGGGCACGCCGTCACGGTCATTTCCGGTGCCAGCGTGGCGCGCTACCCCGTCAATTCCATCGATGACTTGCTGCGCTGCCTGCCGGCGCTGGAAATTCAGAGCCGCGGCAGCTTCGGCGCGCAGGCCGATGTAAGCATGCGCGGCAGCACCTTCAACCAGGTGCTTTTCCTGCTTGACGGTATGCGACTCAACGACCCGCTGACCGGCCACTTCGGCGCCTACATGCCCATCACGCCGGCCGAGATTGAGCAAATTGAAATCATCCGCGGCGCTGGCGCGGCCCTCTATGGCCCCGACGCCGTGGGCGGCGTCATCAACATCGTCACCAAAACCTTCGCCGCCACCGAGCGGCGCCACGAGGCCGAGCTGACCAGCACCACCATGCGTGGCGAGTACAACCTGTGGCACACCAACACCGGCGGCTTCCTGGCGTCCGGCAAGCTGCGCCTGGGCGGCGGCATCCTGCTGAACAAGACCGACGGCCAGCTGCGCGATTACCCCGGCACCCAGCGCAGCGACGTCGACCTGAAAACCTACTCGCTTTCGGCCGCTTATGAGCTGACGCCCAAGCTCAGCGCCGCTGCCCGCGCCAGCCTTGACCGGCGCGACTACAGCGCCCAGTATTTCTACACCACGGCCATCGGCGACCTCTCGCGCGAAACCACCAATAAGGACTGGTACCAGGGCCAGCTGCGCTACCAGCACAACGAGCGGGCTCGCACCGAGGCTCAGGTGTCGACCAGCCGCAGCACCGATTACTACCTCTATACGCCCACCTCGGTGGCCAGCGACCACCTCACGCGCTATACCAACGTGCTGCTCAGCCACCAGCAGCAATTCACGGACAAGCTGCGGGCCACACTGGGCGGCCAGGCCGACCACCGCTCGGTGGTCAGCAACGACCGCGGCAACCACGACCAGTGGCACTACGCGGCCTTCGGCGTGGTGGCCCTCACGCCCACGGCGGGCCTAGCCCTCACCGGCGGCCTGCGCCTCGACCACGACCAGGCCTACGGCACCGAAGTGGTGCCCCAGCTCAACGTGAGCCAGCAGATAGGGGAGGAGCTGACCGTGCGCGGCGCCATCGGCCGGGCCATTCGCGCGCCCGATTTCACCGAGCGCTATAACGCCAACGGCCGGGCTGGCACCGTGCCCAGCGGCTTCAACGTGGGCAACGCCGGCTTGCAGGCCGAGCGCACGATGAACTACGAGGCGGGCGCCGATTACCGCTCGCTGCCCGGTTTCACGGTGAAAGCCACCGGCTTTTTGCGCAAGGGCAACAACCAGATTGACTACGTGCCCACGCCCGGCGCCCGCGTCATCGAGGCCAGCGGCCTCACCAACCTCAACCCCGCCGCCACCTACCGCTACGCCCAAAACCTGTTCGACGTGACTACCCGCGGCCTGGAAACGGAGCTGGTGTACCAGCGCCAATTCTCACCTACCACCCGCTTTGACGGCAGCGTGGGCTATATGCTGGTGAAGGTGAGCAATGCCGACAACATCGCCTCGCAGTACCTCGCCAACATTGCCCGCCAGGTAGTGTCAGGCACAGTCAGCCTAACCTCAAAGCGTGTGAACGGCAGCCTCAGCGGCCTCTGGAAGCAGCGCGACGCCAGCACTGCCGCAGCCATCAACCGCACAAATAACGCCGAGTACACGGTGTTCAACGCCCGGCTCGAAGTGGCCTTGCTGCCTCAGCGGCTGTGGCTCACGGGCCAGGTGCAGAACCTGTTCAACGAGAAGTATTCCGACCTGCTGGGCGCTCAGATGCCCACCCGCTGGCTGATGGGCGGGCTGCGACTGGCGCTGCGGAAATAA
- a CDS encoding FAD binding domain-containing protein — MNPFTFTQATAVAGAVQDNAAHDNAAYLGGGTNLIDLMKENVAHPTHLIGLKKLGLDTIENLPDGGLRLGALATNADTAYHPEVEKRYPLLNQAILAGASPQLRNMATDGGNLMQRTRCYYFYDLATPCNKREPGSGCSAIGGYTRVHAILGASEHCIATHPSDMCVALAALDTTVRVSGPNGERTIKFEDFHRLPGDQPERDNTLEPGELITGLDLPAKGFEKNFSYLKLRDRTSYAFALVSVAAALELDGNTIKDARLALGGVAHKPWRDKEAEALLIGQPATAETFGRAAAKVLAGAKGQGTNNFKIELAKRAIVRALKQATEMNQAFDANAFQNSNP; from the coding sequence ATGAACCCTTTCACTTTCACCCAAGCCACGGCCGTGGCGGGCGCCGTGCAGGACAATGCCGCGCACGACAACGCGGCCTACCTCGGCGGCGGCACCAACCTGATTGACCTGATGAAGGAAAACGTGGCCCACCCCACGCACCTCATCGGCCTCAAAAAGCTGGGCCTCGACACCATCGAAAACCTGCCCGACGGCGGCCTGCGACTCGGCGCTCTCGCCACCAACGCCGACACCGCCTACCACCCCGAAGTAGAAAAGCGCTACCCGCTGCTGAACCAGGCCATCTTGGCGGGGGCCAGCCCACAGCTGCGCAACATGGCCACCGACGGCGGCAACCTGATGCAGCGCACCCGCTGCTACTATTTCTACGACCTGGCCACGCCCTGCAACAAGCGCGAGCCCGGCTCCGGCTGCTCGGCCATCGGCGGCTATACCCGTGTGCATGCCATTCTGGGCGCCAGCGAGCATTGCATTGCCACCCACCCTTCCGATATGTGCGTGGCCTTGGCCGCCCTCGATACCACGGTGCGCGTGAGCGGGCCCAACGGCGAGCGCACCATCAAGTTTGAGGATTTCCACCGCCTGCCCGGTGACCAGCCCGAGCGCGACAACACCCTGGAGCCCGGCGAGCTCATCACCGGCCTCGACCTGCCCGCCAAAGGCTTCGAGAAGAACTTTAGCTACCTGAAGCTGCGCGACCGCACCAGCTACGCCTTCGCGCTGGTGAGCGTGGCGGCGGCGTTGGAGCTGGACGGCAATACCATTAAAGACGCCCGCCTGGCGCTAGGCGGCGTGGCCCACAAGCCTTGGCGCGATAAGGAAGCTGAGGCCCTGCTCATTGGCCAGCCCGCCACGGCCGAAACGTTTGGGCGCGCGGCCGCCAAGGTGCTGGCCGGCGCCAAAGGCCAGGGCACCAACAACTTTAAGATTGAGCTGGCCAAGCGCGCCATTGTGCGCGCCCTCAAGCAAGCTACTGAAATGAATCAGGCGTTCGACGCCAACGCCTTCCAAAACTCCAACCCATGA
- a CDS encoding (2Fe-2S)-binding protein: protein MSQVTQVPLGRAPVALAPTQPVSLNINGQAHTLHIAPWTTLLDALREYLDLTGTKKGCDHGQCGACTVLVDGKRINSCLSLAVTHEDSRIQTIEGLGTEGQLSPLQQAFIDHDAFQCGYCTPGQICSAQGLINEGKARTEAEVRELMSGNVCRCGAYSNILSAVMEVLNNEGLVLEEKAWSAGATTQDMAPVEPPKK, encoded by the coding sequence ATGAGCCAAGTTACCCAAGTACCGCTCGGCCGCGCCCCCGTGGCCCTGGCCCCCACCCAGCCCGTCAGCCTGAACATCAACGGCCAGGCCCACACCCTGCACATCGCGCCCTGGACCACCCTGCTCGACGCCCTGCGCGAGTACCTCGACCTGACCGGCACCAAAAAGGGCTGCGACCACGGCCAATGCGGCGCCTGCACCGTGCTGGTCGACGGCAAGCGCATCAACTCCTGCCTCTCGCTGGCCGTGACGCACGAAGACTCGCGCATCCAAACCATTGAAGGGCTAGGCACCGAGGGCCAGCTGAGCCCGCTGCAGCAGGCTTTTATCGACCACGACGCCTTCCAGTGCGGCTACTGCACGCCCGGCCAGATTTGCTCGGCCCAGGGCCTCATCAACGAAGGCAAGGCCCGAACCGAAGCCGAAGTGCGCGAGCTGATGAGTGGCAACGTTTGCCGCTGCGGCGCCTACAGCAACATTCTCAGCGCTGTGATGGAAGTGCTTAACAACGAAGGATTAGTCCTAGAGGAAAAGGCGTGGTCGGCCGGCGCTACCACGCAGGACATGGCCCCGGTGGAGCCGCCGAAAAAATAA
- a CDS encoding carbonic anhydrase — protein sequence MLMAGISTILENNKKWVSDRNAKDPNFFKNLANGQQPKYLFIGCSDSRVPASGITGTGPGEMFVHRNIANLVVHTDMNLLSVLQYAVEVLGVQDIMVVGHYGCGGVAAAASNKQYGLIDNWLVNIRDVIRAHETEYLRIKDDKQRARRLVELNVIEQVRNLAKTNIIQNAMRGDNPPRLHGLVYDIADGVLKDLEISSEKVMHEIESIYATEAVAPEPTQKDDKQANTYEGPNEDPAEEVPGFETKAKK from the coding sequence ATGCTTATGGCTGGAATCAGCACAATCCTCGAGAACAACAAGAAGTGGGTTTCGGACCGCAACGCGAAAGACCCCAACTTTTTCAAGAACCTGGCTAACGGCCAGCAGCCGAAGTACTTGTTCATCGGCTGCTCCGACTCGCGGGTGCCGGCGTCGGGCATCACGGGCACAGGCCCGGGCGAGATGTTCGTGCACCGCAACATTGCCAACCTGGTGGTGCACACCGACATGAACCTGCTGAGCGTGCTGCAATACGCCGTGGAAGTGCTGGGCGTGCAGGACATCATGGTGGTGGGCCACTACGGCTGCGGTGGCGTGGCCGCGGCGGCCAGCAACAAGCAGTACGGCCTGATTGACAACTGGCTGGTGAACATCCGTGACGTGATTCGGGCGCACGAAACCGAGTACCTGCGCATCAAGGACGACAAGCAGCGCGCCCGCCGCCTCGTGGAGCTCAACGTGATTGAGCAGGTGCGCAACTTGGCCAAAACCAACATCATCCAGAACGCCATGCGCGGCGACAACCCGCCCCGCCTGCACGGCCTCGTGTACGACATCGCCGACGGCGTACTGAAAGACCTCGAAATCAGCAGCGAAAAGGTGATGCACGAAATCGAATCCATTTACGCCACCGAGGCCGTCGCCCCCGAGCCGACCCAGAAAGACGACAAACAGGCCAATACCTACGAGGGCCCCAACGAGGACCCGGCCGAGGAAGTACCGGGCTTCGAAACGAAGGCGAAGAAGTAA
- a CDS encoding response regulator transcription factor codes for MKILLVEDEPSVAAFLHQGLTEQDYTVDLASDGLLGLSRAQTTHYDCLILDQMLPGLSGLEVCRQVRAHDPGVPILMLTALGETDDKIRGLDAGADDYLVKPFAFDELLARIRALVRRRTEAPAPKAPLRLADLTLDPAAKRVERAGQPIQLTAREFALLEYLLRNQGRVVSRADLLEHVWDLSFDTGSNVIDVYINFLRKKVDKGFEPKLIHTLVGMGYVMKTEA; via the coding sequence ATGAAAATCCTTTTAGTTGAAGACGAGCCCTCCGTGGCGGCCTTCCTGCACCAGGGCCTGACGGAGCAGGACTACACCGTGGACCTGGCCTCCGATGGCCTGCTGGGCCTCAGCCGTGCCCAAACCACGCACTACGACTGCCTGATTCTCGACCAGATGCTGCCCGGCCTCAGCGGCCTGGAAGTGTGCCGGCAGGTGCGCGCCCACGACCCCGGCGTGCCCATCCTCATGCTCACGGCCTTGGGCGAGACGGACGACAAAATCCGCGGCCTCGACGCCGGCGCCGACGATTACCTCGTCAAACCCTTCGCCTTCGATGAATTGCTGGCCCGCATCCGCGCGCTGGTGCGCCGCCGCACCGAAGCGCCCGCGCCCAAAGCCCCCCTGCGCCTCGCCGACCTCACCCTCGACCCCGCCGCTAAGCGAGTGGAGCGCGCCGGCCAGCCCATTCAACTCACCGCCCGCGAGTTTGCGCTGCTCGAATACCTGTTGCGCAACCAGGGCCGGGTGGTGTCGCGGGCCGATTTGCTGGAGCACGTCTGGGATTTAAGCTTTGATACGGGCTCTAACGTGATTGACGTCTATATCAACTTCCTGCGCAAGAAAGTGGACAAGGGGTTTGAGCCCAAGCTGATACACACGCTGGTGGGCATGGGCTACGTGATGAAAACGGAGGCGTAA
- a CDS encoding sensor histidine kinase, whose protein sequence is MTIRLRLALQFGTILAVTLLLFALAIYFATQESRRELFTQSLFRRTMVVGHAYVAGQHGPDNAGEEASYRNYLRQLYRTLPAEQGRVYDAQNRLVFREGQGDSRPVPIAWLAEVRRTGQAVLEPETNYHETVGLLYRDARLGPLVVVASSVDEDSRQQLRELRHLLVGGLLAAVAVMGIGSWVFAGQALWPLRRMVREVDGITATDLSQRLTRTGETTDEIGLLTQRFNRLLDRLEAAFVGQRTFVRDASHELRTPLTALIGELEVSLLQAERSPTEYRRVLQSTLDSARQLNSLTNGLLQIARASDDPSQVPMTDVRLDELLLHAHEQLLRRHATCRVDLDFGETEYFTVRGNEALLLSAVLNVLDNACKFSKETGGTVTATLARTREHLTLLVSDEGPGLSAADLEQVFVPFFRAASARSVPGHGIGLPLTARIMALHGGMVRVESELGQGTQVWLEWPVPS, encoded by the coding sequence ATGACCATTCGCCTGCGCCTTGCCCTGCAATTCGGGACCATTCTGGCCGTGACGCTGCTGCTGTTTGCGCTGGCCATTTACTTCGCCACGCAGGAATCGCGGCGGGAGCTGTTCACTCAGAGCCTGTTCCGGCGCACCATGGTGGTGGGGCACGCCTACGTGGCCGGACAACACGGCCCCGACAATGCCGGCGAGGAGGCTTCCTACCGCAACTACCTGCGCCAGCTCTACCGCACGCTGCCCGCCGAGCAGGGCCGGGTGTACGACGCTCAGAACCGGCTGGTATTCCGGGAAGGGCAGGGGGACTCGCGGCCGGTGCCCATTGCCTGGCTGGCCGAAGTGCGCCGCACCGGCCAAGCCGTGTTGGAACCCGAAACCAACTACCACGAAACCGTGGGCCTGCTTTACCGCGACGCCCGGCTGGGGCCGCTGGTGGTGGTGGCCTCGTCGGTGGACGAGGACAGCCGCCAGCAGCTGCGCGAGCTGCGGCACCTGCTGGTGGGCGGCCTGCTGGCGGCGGTGGCCGTGATGGGCATTGGCAGCTGGGTGTTTGCCGGGCAGGCGCTGTGGCCCCTGCGCCGCATGGTGCGCGAGGTCGACGGCATCACGGCCACCGACCTTAGCCAGCGCCTGACCCGTACCGGCGAAACCACCGACGAAATTGGCCTGCTCACCCAGCGCTTCAACCGCCTGCTCGACCGTCTGGAAGCAGCCTTTGTGGGCCAGCGCACCTTCGTGCGCGATGCCTCGCACGAGCTGCGCACGCCGCTCACGGCCCTCATCGGCGAGCTGGAAGTGTCGTTGCTGCAGGCCGAGCGCTCACCCACCGAATACCGGCGCGTGCTGCAGAGCACCCTCGATTCGGCCCGCCAGCTCAACAGCCTCACCAACGGCCTGCTGCAAATTGCCCGCGCCTCCGACGACCCCTCGCAGGTGCCCATGACCGACGTGCGGCTCGACGAGCTGCTGTTGCACGCGCACGAGCAGCTGCTGCGGCGCCACGCCACCTGCCGCGTCGATTTGGATTTTGGCGAAACCGAATACTTCACGGTACGCGGCAACGAGGCGCTGCTGCTTTCGGCCGTGCTCAACGTGCTGGACAACGCCTGCAAGTTTTCGAAGGAAACCGGCGGCACCGTGACGGCCACCCTGGCCCGTACCCGCGAACACCTCACGCTGCTGGTAAGCGACGAAGGCCCTGGCCTCTCGGCCGCCGATTTGGAACAGGTGTTCGTGCCGTTTTTTCGGGCGGCGTCGGCGCGGTCGGTGCCGGGGCACGGCATCGGGCTGCCGCTCACGGCGCGCATCATGGCCCTGCACGGCGGCATGGTACGGGTGGAAAGCGAGCTGGGCCAGGGCACACAGGTGTGGTTGGAGTGGCCGGTGCCAAGTTAA